In Alphaproteobacteria bacterium, a genomic segment contains:
- a CDS encoding glutamine synthetase family protein, whose amino-acid sequence MIDLENWFEERKISEVECLVPDMSGIARGKILPATKFVKSVKQNSLRLPESLFIQTVTGEYAEDEDNEIIGAADYDIMLEPDPDTVSVVPWYKEPTAQVIHDCFYNNGKPVDIAPRYVLKRILELYDEKGWQPIVAPELEFFLVQVNTDPDLPLIPPIGRSGRSETGRQSYGIDATNEFDPIFEEVYDYCDLQGIDIDTLTHEAGVAQMEINFNHGNALNLADMAFLFKRTVRQAALRHQIYATFMAKPLTNEPGSSMHIHQSVIDKETGQNLFVNSNGKDTALFKSHVAGLQRYLPVLMPLVAPNVNSYRRLQPNYDAPINVHWAVDNRTVGLRVPISPPEGRRIENRLAGADANPYLAIAASLACGYLGMIERLKPTQQIEGSAYRLRHTLPRTLYDALSRFESNRRIRTVLGERFIRAFAAVKRTELDAYQRVISSWEREHLLLNV is encoded by the coding sequence ATGATTGATTTAGAAAATTGGTTTGAAGAACGAAAAATAAGCGAAGTAGAATGTTTAGTTCCTGATATGTCAGGGATAGCACGTGGTAAGATATTACCGGCAACAAAATTTGTTAAAAGTGTTAAACAAAATAGTTTAAGACTTCCGGAAAGTTTATTTATCCAAACAGTTACAGGTGAATATGCTGAAGATGAGGATAATGAAATCATCGGGGCAGCAGATTATGATATTATGCTTGAACCAGATCCTGATACTGTATCTGTTGTACCTTGGTATAAAGAACCTACAGCCCAAGTTATTCATGATTGTTTTTATAATAATGGGAAACCTGTTGATATTGCGCCACGTTACGTTTTAAAACGTATATTAGAATTGTATGATGAAAAAGGTTGGCAACCTATTGTTGCACCAGAACTTGAATTTTTTCTTGTGCAAGTTAATACAGATCCTGATCTACCTTTAATCCCGCCTATTGGAAGATCTGGTCGTTCAGAAACAGGGCGTCAATCTTATGGGATTGATGCAACCAATGAATTTGATCCAATTTTTGAAGAGGTTTATGATTATTGTGATCTTCAAGGTATCGACATTGATACATTAACACATGAAGCTGGTGTGGCCCAAATGGAAATCAATTTTAACCATGGGAATGCCCTTAATTTAGCTGATATGGCTTTTTTGTTTAAACGCACGGTACGCCAAGCTGCACTTCGTCATCAAATCTATGCGACTTTCATGGCTAAACCATTAACAAATGAGCCTGGAAGTTCTATGCATATCCATCAATCTGTGATTGATAAAGAAACAGGCCAAAATTTATTTGTTAATAGTAATGGTAAAGATACAGCGCTTTTTAAGTCTCATGTTGCTGGTTTGCAAAGGTACCTGCCTGTACTTATGCCATTGGTTGCACCTAATGTTAATTCTTATCGAAGATTACAACCTAATTATGATGCTCCAATTAATGTACATTGGGCTGTTGATAATAGAACTGTTGGTTTGCGTGTACCAATTTCCCCACCAGAAGGTAGACGAATTGAAAATAGACTAGCAGGGGCTGATGCTAATCCTTATTTAGCAATTGCTGCTTCATTAGCATGTGGATATTTAGGTATGATTGAACGATTAAAACCCACCCAGCAAATTGAGGGAAGTGCCTATCGCTTACGTCATACTTTACCTAGAACACTTTATGATGCACTTAGCCGTTTTGAAAGTAACAGAAGAATTAGAACCGTGTTGGGGGAACGTTTTATTCGTGCTTTTGCTGCAGTCAAAAGAACAGAATTAGATGCTTATCAGCGTGTTATTAGTTCATGGGAGCGCGAACATCTTTTATTAAATGTCTAA